The nucleotide sequence CTCGGTGTTTCGCGTGACCCTGCCCATGGGCCATGACAACGGACGGAGTTGAAGCAGTGAACGCATCAGAGCTCCCGCTCGCGCGGGTGGCGAGCGGCGTGCCGGGGCTGGACGAGATCACCGGGGGCGGCCTGCTCAAGTCGGGCGTCTACATCCTGCAAGGCATGCCGGGCGCGGGAAAGACCATCCTGGCCAACCAGATCGGGCACCAGTACGCCGCCGGCGGCGGGCACGTGGTGTACGTCACCCTGCTGGCCGAATCCCACGCGCGGCTGTTCCAGCATCTGGGCGCGTTCTCGTTCTACGAGGCATCGGCGGTCCCGAACAGCGTGTACTACGTGAGCGCCTTCGACGCGCTTCGCAGCCGGGGGCTCAAGGGCGTGGTCGAGCTGCTGCGCAGCGAGATGCGCACCCGCCGCGCGGGCATCCTGGTGCTGGACGGGCTGGTGATGGCGGCCAGCGCGGCGGCCTCCGACGAGGAACTGAAGGTCTTCGTCAGCGACATCCAGTCCCACTCCGTCCTGACCGGCTGCACGACCTTGCTGCTGACCAGCGAAGACGCGGACCGGCCCGTGTCCGCCGAGCAGACCATGGTGGACGGCATCCTGCTGCTGCGCGAGAGCGCCTACGGCCCCCGCCGCGAGCGCAACATCGAGATCGTCAAGTTCCGCGGCAGCGCCACCCTGCGCGGCAACCACACCTTCGTGATCGGCGGCGATGGCATCACCATCTACCCGCGGCTGGAAGCGGCGCGCCGGGCCGGCCCCGACGGCGGCGTGAAGACCACGGGCGTCTCGAGCGGCGTCAAGGCGCTGGACGGGATATTCGAGATCGGGGGGTATGCGCAGGGCAGCATCACCATGCTGTGCGGCCCCTCCGGCAGCGGCAAGACCACGCTGGCGCTGCACTTCCTGGCCGCGGCCTCCGCCGGCGAGAAGGGCCTGTTCCTGGGCTTCTACGAATCACCGCAGCTGCTGGAGACGATCGCGCGCCTGCAGGGCATCTCGCCGCACCTGGGCCGGTCCGGCGACGGCGTCGAATTCATCTGGCGCCCCTTCGGCGAGAACATCCTGGACCAGCTGGCAGCCGAGCTCCTGGCCCGCATCGAGGCGATCCGCCCGCGGCGCGTGGTCATCGACGGGCTGGGCGGCTTCTATGCCACGCCCTCGTTCGGCGAACGGGGCGGCGCCTTCCTGAGCGCGCTGATGAACGAGCTGCGCCGGCTCGGCGCGACCACGCTGGTCACGGTCGAGTCGCAGCAGCCCGGGGGCGCCCGGCCCATGGACACGGCGACCATGTCCGCGCTGGCGGACACCATCGTGAACTGCGAGATGAGCCACGAGCGCGCCGTCCGCCGCTTCATCTGGATCGGCAAGAGCCGCGTCACCCGGGCCGATCTGCGCGTGCGCGAGGCGGTCCTGGGCGACGACGGGGTGGTCGTGCTGAAGGAGGATCCGCCTCTTGGCAGCTGAGGAGGTCACGGTCGCAACGACGCCACCGGGGCGCGTGCTGCTCGTCGATGACGAGATCGCCGGCACGGACGTCCTTGCCCTGATCCTGGCCGGCGAAGGATTGCAGGTCACGGTGGCCGCCAACGGCCACCAGGCGCTCGAGCGCCTGGAAGACGCGGCGCCGGACCTGCTGATCACCGACTTCATGATGCCCGGCATGAACGGCGCGGAGCTGGTGCGGGCGCTGCGCGAACGTGAGCGTTACCGCCGGCTGCCCGTCTTGCTGATCAGCGGCGCGCCCGAGGCGGCGCTGCGCTCCTACGGCATCGAGTACGAAGCCTTCCTGCGCAAGCCCTTCGGCCTCGAGCAGTTCCTGGCCAGCGTCCGCTCGCTGCTGCCCGGCCAGGCCGCCTGACGGTCATTCGCCGACGATCTTGCGCTCCTTCACGATGGCGCCCCACTGAGCCGACTCCTTGCGCATGAACTCGGCCAGTTCGGCGCGGCTGGTCGGGTGCGGCGTCAGGCCGTGCTTGGTCAGGTACTCCCGCGTTTCGGCATCGTTCAGCACCTTGACGATCTCCTGGTTCCAGCGGTCCAGGAGCGCCGCCGGCATCTTGGCCGGGCCCACGAAGGCGTACCAGTTCAGCGCCTCGAAGCCGGGAACGCCGGACTCCGCGACGGTGGGCGTGTTCGGCAGGTGGGCGGCCCGCTTCAGGCCGGTGGTCGCCAGCGCGAGCACCTTGCCCGACTCGATGTGCGGCAGCGCCGTGGGCGGCGCGGCGAAGTAGCCGGTGAAGCGGCCGGCCAGCAGGTCGGGCATGGCCTGGGAGCCGCCGCGGTAGGGCACGTGCAGCAGCTCGGCGCCGATGCGCTTGCCGAACAGCTCGCCGGTCAGGTGGGAGGCCGAGCCGGGGCCGGTCGAGGCATAGCTGACCGAGCCGGGCTGCTTCTTCGCCAGGGCGACGAACTCGGCCAGCGTCTTGGGCCCGCTCTGGGCGTTGACCACCAGCACGCTCGGGAAATACACGCCGCCCGAGATGGGCGCCAGGTCCTTGAAGGGGTCGTACGGCAGCTTCATCATGTGCGGCGCGATCGTCAGCGGGCCGATCGAGCCGAGCAGCAGCATGCTGCCGTCGGCCGGCCCTTGCGCGACCTGCTGGTGGGCGATGTTGCCGCCGGCGCCAGCCTTGTTCTCCACCACGATGGACTGGCCGATGTTCTCGCCCAGCTTCTTGGCGATCATCCGTGCCGCGCCGTCGGCGGCGCCGCCGGGCGCGAAGCCCACCAGCAGCGTGACCGGTTTCTTGGGCGGGAAGTCCTGCGCCTGGACCAGGCCGGCCGACAGAAGGGCGAGCAGGACCAGCAGTCTGCGTTGCATCATGGGTGTCTCCTTGTGATGTGACGGCCCGGAGCTTACAGCGGCCCGGCGCGGCCGCCATCAGTTCCCGCGATGGCCTGGCTCGGCGGGTGTACGCTAGCCCGCATGGAACTGAGACAGTTGCGCTACTTCGTGTGCGTCGTCGAGCAGGGCAGCATGAGCCGGGCCGCCGTGGAGCTGGACATCGTGCAGCCGGCCCTGAGCCAGCAGATCGCCAAGCTGGAGGGCGAGCTGTCCACCCGCCTGCTGCAGCGCAGTTCAAAGGGCGTGACGCCCACGGAGGCCGGCCTGGCTTTCCTGCAGCAGGCCCAGCTCGCGCTGCGGCACGCCGACGAAGCCGTGCGCGCGGCCCAGCAGTCGCGCCTGTCCGGCGTGGTCAGCGTGGGGCTGGCACCCACCACCGCATCGATCCTGGGCCTGCCCCTGATGGTGGCGGTGCGCGAGCGCTACCCGGACGTGCGTCTGCACATGGTCGAGAGCCTCTCGGGGCATCTGTCGTCCATGCTCAACGGCCGGCAGCTGGACCTGGCCGTGCTGTTCGACACCGATCCCGGCCGGCGCTGGAGCGTGACGCCGCTGATCGAGGAAAAGCTCTACCTCATCCAGGCTCGCGGCCCGGGGCGTGCATCCCTGCCGGCCCGCATCCGGCTGGCGGACCTCAAGGACTTCCCCCTCATCCTGCCCAGCGGCTCGCATGGCTTGCGCAGCACCCTGGACGCGGCGCTCTCGACCAGCCGGCTGCGCCGCCTGCTGCCGGTGGAGATCGATTCGCTGGCCATGCTGATGGAGGCCGTGCGCGCCGGACTGGGCTGCACCATCCAGCCGCGCGCCGCCCTGGCGCGCTTCGCGGATGCCGACGAGGCCTTCGAGGTCGCCGAGATCACCGACGGGCGGCTGCGGCGCCTGAACTCGCTGTGCAGCGTGTCCGACGAGGAGCTCTCGCCGGCGGCGCGCGCGGTGCGGGTGGCGCTGGCGGACTGCGCGCGGGAGCTGGTCCGCACGGGGCGCTGGGTAGGTGCCCGGGCCAGCCATCACGCAAACTGATACCTGTCTCAGCGGTAGCGTCTGGCCGGCCGCCGCGATGCGGTCTACAGTGCCACGCGATGCATGATGTCCTGGTCATTGGCGGCGGCAATGCCGCCCTGTGCGCAGCCCTGACGGCCCGCGAGGCGGGCGCCCGCGTGCTGCTGCTGGAAGCTTCGCCGCGCGAGTGGCGGGGCGGCAATTCGCAGCACACCCGCAACCTGCGCTGCATGCACGATGCCCCGCAGGACGTGCTGGTCGACGCCTACCCCGAGGAAGAGTTCTGGCAGGACCTGCTAAAGGTCACGGGCGGCAACACCGACGAGCGGCTCGCCCGGCTGGTGATCCGGGCCTCCTCCACCTGCCGCGACTGGATGCGCAGGCACGGCGTGCGCTTCCAGCCTTCGCTGGCGGGGACGCTGCACCTGTCGCGCACCAACGCGTTCTTCATGGGCGGCGGCAAGGCGCTGGTCAACGCCTACTACCGCAGCGCCGAGAACCTGGGCGTGGACATCCGGTACGACTCGCCGGTGGACCGGCTGGAGATTCAGGACGGCCGCTTCGTCGCCGCCTGCGTCGGGCGCGAGCGCATCGAGGCCAGGGCCTGCGTGCTCGCCGCCGGCGGCTTCGAGTCGAACCGGGAGTGGCTGCGCGAAGCCTGGGGGCAGAACGAGCGCGGCGAATGGCCGGCCGACAACTTCATCATCCGGGGCACCCGCTTCAACCAGGGCGTGCTGCTCAAGCACATGACGGCGCAGGGCGCCGACATCATCGGCGACCCGACCCAGGCCCATTGCGTGGCCATCGACGCCCGCGCCCCGCTGTACGACGGTGGCATCGTGACGCGCGTGGACGCGGTGTCGCTGGGCGTGATGGTGAATCGCGACGCGGTGCGCTTCTACGACGAGGGCGAGGACTTCTGGCCCAAGCGCTACGCCATCTGGGGACGGCTGGTGGCCCTGCAGCCGGGGCAGATCGGCTACTGCATCATCGACAGCAAGGCCGTCGGCCGCTTCATGCCGCCGGTCTTCCCCGGCGTGAAGGCCGGCACCCTGCCGGAACTGGCACGCAAGCTGGAGCTGGACGAGGCGACCTTCATGCGAACCCTGAACGACTACAACGCCGCCTGCCGCGTGGGCAGCTTCGACCACACCGTGCTGGACGACTGCCACACCGAGGGGCTCACGCCGCCCAAGACCCACTGGGCGCGCCCGATCGACCAGGCGCCCTTCTACGGTTATGCCCTGCGCCCGGGCGTCACCTTCACCTACCTGGGCCTCAAGACCGACGCGCGGGCGCGGGTGCATTTCGGCGGCGAGCCCAGCGACAACCTGTTCGTGGCCGGCGAGATGATGGCGGGCAACGTGCTGGGCAGGGGCTACACGGCCGGGGTGGGAATGAGCATAGGCACGGCCTTCGGCCGCATCGCCGGCACCCAAGCGGCGCGGGCCGCGCTGAAGGAGGACGCGCATGCAATCGCTTGACGCCCTGACGCGGCAGGCCGTCGCGCTGGCCAACGGCGCCGCGGCGACCGCGGAAGTCTCGCGCCAGATGCAGATCTGCAATGCCTGCCGCTACTGCGAGACCTTCTGCGCCGTCTTCCCCGCCATGACGCGCCGGCTGGAATTCGGCGCCGGCGACGCGCACTACCTGGCCAACCTCTGCCACAACTGCGGCGCCTGCCTGCACGCCTGCCAGTACGCGCCGCCCCACGAGTTCGCCGTCAACGTGCCGCGGGCCATGGCCCAGGTGCGCCAGGAGACCTACACCGAGTACGCATGGCCCCGGGCGTTCGGAGCCCTGTACCGCCGCAACGGCGTCACGGTGGCCCTGGCGACTGCGGCCGGCCTGGCGCTGTTCCTGGTGCTCGCGCTGGCGATGCGGGGCACCTTGCTGCACGAACCGCTGGCCGGCAATTTCTACGCCGTCTTCCCGCACTCGCTGATGGCCTGGATGTTCGGCGCGGCCTTCGGCTGGGCGGTGCTGGCGCTGGCGATAGGTGGCGTGCGGTTCTGGCGCGGCCAGTCGCCCGGCCCGGTCACGCCGGCCGCCGCCGGCGAGGCGACACGGCATGCGCTGGCCCTCACTTACCTGGACGGCGGCCATGGCGATGGCTGCAACGAGTCGGACGACCGGTTCACGCTGCTGCGCCGGCGCTTCCACCACCTGACCTTCTACGGCTTCATGCTGTGCTTCGCCTCGACCTGCGTGGCCACGCTGTACCACTACGCCCTGGGCCTGCCCGCGCCCTACGCGCTCACCAGCCTGCCGGTCGTGCTCGGCACGGTGGGCGGGCTGGGCCTGCTGGCCGGACCCGCGGGCCTGCTGTGGCTGAACATGCGCCGCCATCCGCTGCAGGGCGACCCGCGCCAGCGCCCCATGGACCGGGCCTTCATCGTGCTGCTGTTCGCCACCAGCCTCACCGGCCTGGCGCTGCTGGCGCTGCGCGACACCGGCGTGATGGCCCTGCTGCTCGCGGTGCACCTGGGCACCGTGATGGCGCTGTTCCTCACCCTGCCCTACGGCAAGTTCGCCCATGCGGTCTACCGCGTGGCGGCGCTGCTGAAATGGGCCATCGAGCGGCGGCAGCCGAACCGGCTGCAGCTGGGCGCCGACTAAGAACACAGGAGAAGTCAGATGAGCGAAGGTGTGCTGCAGTTTCCCTCGATGAAAAGCCGGTGCTCCCCCGAGGAGTGGCAGGCCCGCGTCGACCTGGCCGCGTGCTACCGCCTGGTGGACCTCTACGGCATGTCCGACATGATGGCCAACCACATCTCGGTGCGGGTGCCGGGCGAGGAAAGCTTCCTCATCAACCCCTACGGGATGATGTACGAGGAGATCACCGCCTCCTGCCTGATCAAGGTGGACCTGGCGGGCAACATCCTTGCCAAGCCCGACTTCGGCGCGCTCAACTACGGCATCAACAAGGCCGGCTACGTGATCCACAGCGCCATCCACGAGGCGCGGCCGGAGGTGGGCTGCGTCATCCACACGCACAGCTGGGCCTCCATGGCGGTGTCGGCGCTGGACTGCGGCCTGCTGCCGATCACGCAGACCGCCATGCGCTTCCTCAAGATCGGCTACCACGAGTACGAGGGCGTGGTGCTGGACGAGGCCGAGAAGGAATCGCTGGTGCGCGACCTGGGCCAGGGCGAAGCGCTGATCCTGCGCAACCACGGTGCCCTGGTGGTCGGGCGCACGACCGGGGAGGCCTTCAACTGGACGCACCGGCTGGAGCTGTCCTGCCGCTCGCAGATCGGCGCCATGTCCTGCAACACCAAGCTGCGGCCGGTGCCCCAGCACGTGCTGGAGGAGACCTGGAACAACTACCAGCCCGGCACGCGCCGGCCCTATGGCCTGATGGAGTGGCCGGCGCTGCTGCGCAAGCTCGACCGGTTGGACCCGAGCTACAAGACCTGACCCGAGACGACACACCAACGACAAGGAGACAAGCATGGAACCCGACTTCATCCGCAGGAGGACGGTGCTGGCCGGCGCGGCGGCACTGGCCGCCCCGGCCGCCTGGGCACAGGCCGCCGACTATCCCTCGCGCCCCGTCCGCGTGATCGTCGCCTTCACCGCCGGCGGCACCACCGACATCCTGGCCCGGGCCGTGAGCCAGAAGCTGTCCGAGCGGCTCAGGCAGCCTTACGTCATCGACAACAAGCCGGGCGCCGGCGGCAACATCGGCACGGAGATGGCCGCCCGCGCCACGCCCGACGGCTACACGCTGATCGTGAACTCGGTGGGGCCGATCGCGGTCAACCCCACGCTCTACACCAAGCTCAACATCGACCCGCTGACCGACCTGGTGCCGGTGGTGCAGATCGCGGACGTGCCCAACGTGCTGGTGGTCCACCCTGCGGTGCCGGCGCGCACCCTGGAGGAGCTCGTCGCCTATGCCAAGGCCCACCCCGGGCAGGCGAACTATGGCTCGACCGGCATCGGCACCTCCTCTCACCTGTCGGGCTACATGCTGGGCAAGCGCGCCGGCATCACGACCACGCACGTGCCCTATAAGGGCGCGGACGCGCTCAAGGACCTGCTGGCCGGCCGGCTGCAGTTCATGTTCGCCACCATCCCCTCGGTGATCCAGCATATCCACGCGGGCGGCCTGCGGGCCCTGGCTGTCACCAGCGTCAAGCGCTCGCGCTCGATGCCGGACGTGCCGACCGTCGCCGAGAAGGGCTTCCCCGGCTTCGAGGCCGGCTCCTGGTTCGGCTTCTTCGCGCCCAAGGGAACGTCCGAGGCGGTGATCGCCACCTTGAACAAGGCGGTGAACGAGGCCTTGCCGTCGCTCGAGGCGCAGATGGTGCGCGAGGGCGCCGACCCGGTGGGCGGCTCGCCGGAGCAGTTCAAGCAGTTCGTGATGAAGGAATACGAGAAGTGGCGGGTGGTGGTGCGCGAGTCCGGCGCCACGGCGAGTTGAACCCGCCGGACGGGCCGCTGCGCCTTTTGATGTCGGCGGAGGCGGCGGGCAAGCTGAGCCCGGACATCGCCCGTGTGCTCGGCGGCCGCGCGCACGTCACGCTGTCGCCCGACCACCCCGATGCCGCGCTGGCGCAGGCGGCCTTCGTCTCGCGCGACGTGACGGGCCTGTCGACCAAGCACCGGGTCTTGCCACCGACGCAGCGGATGTACGACGCGCTGCGTGCCGCAGCGGGGCTGCGGTGGGTCCACATCCACTCGGCCGGCGCCGACCGGCCCGTGTTCGTGGAGCTGCGCGAGCGCGGCGTTCAGGTCACGACCTCCTCGGGCGCCAACGCGCCGGTGGTCGCGCAGACCGCGGTGCTGGGCCTGCTGATGCTGGCCCGGCACTGGCCGCGGCTGCTGGCCGCCCAGCGCGAGCGCCGCTGGGCGCCGCTGATCGAGAGCGGCCTGCCGCGCGACCTGCAGGGCCAGACGGCGATCGTGGTCGGCTGGGGGCCCGTGGGCCGCGAGATCGGGCGCCTGCTGCGCGCGCTGGGGCTGCGGGTGGTGGCGGTGCGCCGGGAAGCGGGCAGCAGTGCGGACGAAGATGTGCGCTTCGTCGGGGTGGGCCAGTGGCGCGAACTGCTGCCCCAGGCCGACTGGCTGGTGCTGGCCTGCCCGCTCACGCCGCAGACGCGCGGCCTGGTCGGCGCCGCCGAGCTGGCCCTGCTGCCGCCGCACGGCGGGATCGTCAACGTGGCGCGCGGCGAGGTGGTGGACGAGCCGGCACTGATCGCCGCGCTGCAGGCCCAAAGGCTGGCCGGCGCCTACCTCGACGTGTTCGCGACGGAGCCGCTGTCGCCGGATTCGCCGCTGTGGGATTTGCCGAACGTGATCGTCACGCCCCACAGCGCCGGGTTCTCGGACGGCAACGAGGCGCGGGTGGCGCGCATGTTCCTGGACAACCTGGGGCGCTGGCACCGGGGGGAGGCGCTGGCGAATCGGGTGGGCGGCTAGGAGTTTGCGGTGTACCTGCTTGGTGTACCAAGCCCGCAGGTAGACGCAGCGCGCCCATAAGCAAAAAGCCCCTGACCTGTTACAGATCAAGGGCTTGGCGTTCTGGCGGCTGGGGCAGCTTCCAAAAAACCCGAGCTCCGCGTGTTTCAGCACGAGGAGGGCCTGCTCGGGCAACCCCTCTCGTGCCCGTGCCACGGCTTCCACGGCCACGGACGCCGGCGGGGCCCTCGCCGGGTCGATCGCGCGCAAGGTCGTGAGTGCGGGGTGCTTGGAGTGCAGGCGATGAAAGAGGGCCTGCGCCTTCACCGGGTCCTTGTGGGTGCCGGCTTCGAGGTGGACAGACCGTGATGCATCTCCAGCACGTCCTGCGCGGCAGCCGCGTCTTGCGGCGACAGCGCTTCGGGAAGTTTCGCGCTCAGGATGCCGCTATATTGCTTCTTCAGAAGCATGGCGAGCAATCGCGCGCGGAATCGCTCGACGCCCCGGCCCGGCGCCGGTCCGGTGGAGACGGATTCTTCAAACGCCATGAAGCGTTCCGCCGCCTGTGTCAGCCCCGCCCCGAGCAGTTGCTGAATCGTGCGCTGAAGCTCGGTGATGGTCGAGTATGGCCCGCGTCCTGCGGAACGAGCTGCTCCACGCGGCGTTCGACTCGTCGGAGGTCACACGCTCACGCCAGCGGACCGCGCCAACTCCACCAACTGCGGCCGCGCGCTCAACATCGCTTCCAGCGAAACGAAGGCATTGACGTAGTGGCCGCGAAAGCCCTTGCTTTCGAGACGGGCGAAGAGCCGCCCGAAGTCGAGGTCGCCGTCTCCGATCATCAGGTGCTCTTCCTTCCCGTTCCGCAGGCAGTCTGCCAGGCGGACCTCGAACACACGTTCCAACGGCATGTGGTCAAGGAAGCCATCGATGCCTTCGGGCACCAGGTGGGCGTGGTTCGCGGTGAACGACAGCGCGAGGGCGGGGGAGTCGATCTCCTCGAAATAGTATTGCCACTCTTCGAGGGTGTGCGCGAGGTAGTGCACCTCGGCGTCCGCCGGCTCCTTGTTCATGTTCTCCAGCAGCAGCAACGCGCCTTTCTTGTGCGCGTAGTCGGCCATGCGCGCCAGCCGTTCGCGCCCGACCTCCATGCGGCGGGCCTTGTCGGAACTGAAGTGGTAGCCGGCGTGCACGACGATGTGCTGCGCGCCGAGCTTGGGGGCGATGTCGATGTAGGCCCGCAGGTAGTTGTCCATGGCCTCGTCCAGGAAGGGCGAGTACTCGGCCACGTTGACGGCAGACAAAGTATGCAAGCCGAACTTCACGCCCAGCCGTTCGGCCAAGGCACGCACCGCCGCGATGCGGACATCGTCAAAGGCATTGACCTTGTTCGCCCCGGTGTCGAGCTGCACGTCGATGTACTTCAGCCCGCTGGCCGCCGCCACCTTCAGCGCTTCCTCCAATGGACGGCGCCCGCCCATATCCACGCCGATCCGATCGATCAATGACATTCCATCTCCTGCATTGGTGAGAGTCGCTCCGGGTCCGCAGCGGGGCTAGTCGAACTTGAGGTTCTGCGCCGCGATGATCCGCTTCCACTTGGCGAAGTCCTCGTTGACCAGCTTCAAGGTGCTCTGGGGATCGCTGGCCGGGGCGCTGCTTCCCTGCGACGCGAGCTTGGCGCGCACGCCAGGCGTGTTCAGCGCCGTCCTCAGGGCCTCGCTGTACCGTTCG is from Ramlibacter tataouinensis TTB310 and encodes:
- a CDS encoding ATPase domain-containing protein; its protein translation is MNASELPLARVASGVPGLDEITGGGLLKSGVYILQGMPGAGKTILANQIGHQYAAGGGHVVYVTLLAESHARLFQHLGAFSFYEASAVPNSVYYVSAFDALRSRGLKGVVELLRSEMRTRRAGILVLDGLVMAASAAASDEELKVFVSDIQSHSVLTGCTTLLLTSEDADRPVSAEQTMVDGILLLRESAYGPRRERNIEIVKFRGSATLRGNHTFVIGGDGITIYPRLEAARRAGPDGGVKTTGVSSGVKALDGIFEIGGYAQGSITMLCGPSGSGKTTLALHFLAAASAGEKGLFLGFYESPQLLETIARLQGISPHLGRSGDGVEFIWRPFGENILDQLAAELLARIEAIRPRRVVIDGLGGFYATPSFGERGGAFLSALMNELRRLGATTLVTVESQQPGGARPMDTATMSALADTIVNCEMSHERAVRRFIWIGKSRVTRADLRVREAVLGDDGVVVLKEDPPLGS
- a CDS encoding response regulator → MLLVDDEIAGTDVLALILAGEGLQVTVAANGHQALERLEDAAPDLLITDFMMPGMNGAELVRALRERERYRRLPVLLISGAPEAALRSYGIEYEAFLRKPFGLEQFLASVRSLLPGQAA
- a CDS encoding Bug family tripartite tricarboxylate transporter substrate binding protein, yielding MMQRRLLVLLALLSAGLVQAQDFPPKKPVTLLVGFAPGGAADGAARMIAKKLGENIGQSIVVENKAGAGGNIAHQQVAQGPADGSMLLLGSIGPLTIAPHMMKLPYDPFKDLAPISGGVYFPSVLVVNAQSGPKTLAEFVALAKKQPGSVSYASTGPGSASHLTGELFGKRIGAELLHVPYRGGSQAMPDLLAGRFTGYFAAPPTALPHIESGKVLALATTGLKRAAHLPNTPTVAESGVPGFEALNWYAFVGPAKMPAALLDRWNQEIVKVLNDAETREYLTKHGLTPHPTSRAELAEFMRKESAQWGAIVKERKIVGE
- a CDS encoding LysR substrate-binding domain-containing protein — encoded protein: MELRQLRYFVCVVEQGSMSRAAVELDIVQPALSQQIAKLEGELSTRLLQRSSKGVTPTEAGLAFLQQAQLALRHADEAVRAAQQSRLSGVVSVGLAPTTASILGLPLMVAVRERYPDVRLHMVESLSGHLSSMLNGRQLDLAVLFDTDPGRRWSVTPLIEEKLYLIQARGPGRASLPARIRLADLKDFPLILPSGSHGLRSTLDAALSTSRLRRLLPVEIDSLAMLMEAVRAGLGCTIQPRAALARFADADEAFEVAEITDGRLRRLNSLCSVSDEELSPAARAVRVALADCARELVRTGRWVGARASHHAN
- the tcuA gene encoding FAD-dependent tricarballylate dehydrogenase TcuA: MHDVLVIGGGNAALCAALTAREAGARVLLLEASPREWRGGNSQHTRNLRCMHDAPQDVLVDAYPEEEFWQDLLKVTGGNTDERLARLVIRASSTCRDWMRRHGVRFQPSLAGTLHLSRTNAFFMGGGKALVNAYYRSAENLGVDIRYDSPVDRLEIQDGRFVAACVGRERIEARACVLAAGGFESNREWLREAWGQNERGEWPADNFIIRGTRFNQGVLLKHMTAQGADIIGDPTQAHCVAIDARAPLYDGGIVTRVDAVSLGVMVNRDAVRFYDEGEDFWPKRYAIWGRLVALQPGQIGYCIIDSKAVGRFMPPVFPGVKAGTLPELARKLELDEATFMRTLNDYNAACRVGSFDHTVLDDCHTEGLTPPKTHWARPIDQAPFYGYALRPGVTFTYLGLKTDARARVHFGGEPSDNLFVAGEMMAGNVLGRGYTAGVGMSIGTAFGRIAGTQAARAALKEDAHAIA
- the tcuB gene encoding tricarballylate utilization 4Fe-4S protein TcuB — its product is MQSLDALTRQAVALANGAAATAEVSRQMQICNACRYCETFCAVFPAMTRRLEFGAGDAHYLANLCHNCGACLHACQYAPPHEFAVNVPRAMAQVRQETYTEYAWPRAFGALYRRNGVTVALATAAGLALFLVLALAMRGTLLHEPLAGNFYAVFPHSLMAWMFGAAFGWAVLALAIGGVRFWRGQSPGPVTPAAAGEATRHALALTYLDGGHGDGCNESDDRFTLLRRRFHHLTFYGFMLCFASTCVATLYHYALGLPAPYALTSLPVVLGTVGGLGLLAGPAGLLWLNMRRHPLQGDPRQRPMDRAFIVLLFATSLTGLALLALRDTGVMALLLAVHLGTVMALFLTLPYGKFAHAVYRVAALLKWAIERRQPNRLQLGAD
- a CDS encoding class II aldolase/adducin family protein, with translation MSEGVLQFPSMKSRCSPEEWQARVDLAACYRLVDLYGMSDMMANHISVRVPGEESFLINPYGMMYEEITASCLIKVDLAGNILAKPDFGALNYGINKAGYVIHSAIHEARPEVGCVIHTHSWASMAVSALDCGLLPITQTAMRFLKIGYHEYEGVVLDEAEKESLVRDLGQGEALILRNHGALVVGRTTGEAFNWTHRLELSCRSQIGAMSCNTKLRPVPQHVLEETWNNYQPGTRRPYGLMEWPALLRKLDRLDPSYKT
- a CDS encoding Bug family tripartite tricarboxylate transporter substrate binding protein; this translates as MEPDFIRRRTVLAGAAALAAPAAWAQAADYPSRPVRVIVAFTAGGTTDILARAVSQKLSERLRQPYVIDNKPGAGGNIGTEMAARATPDGYTLIVNSVGPIAVNPTLYTKLNIDPLTDLVPVVQIADVPNVLVVHPAVPARTLEELVAYAKAHPGQANYGSTGIGTSSHLSGYMLGKRAGITTTHVPYKGADALKDLLAGRLQFMFATIPSVIQHIHAGGLRALAVTSVKRSRSMPDVPTVAEKGFPGFEAGSWFGFFAPKGTSEAVIATLNKAVNEALPSLEAQMVREGADPVGGSPEQFKQFVMKEYEKWRVVVRESGATAS
- a CDS encoding D-2-hydroxyacid dehydrogenase, with translation MNPPDGPLRLLMSAEAAGKLSPDIARVLGGRAHVTLSPDHPDAALAQAAFVSRDVTGLSTKHRVLPPTQRMYDALRAAAGLRWVHIHSAGADRPVFVELRERGVQVTTSSGANAPVVAQTAVLGLLMLARHWPRLLAAQRERRWAPLIESGLPRDLQGQTAIVVGWGPVGREIGRLLRALGLRVVAVRREAGSSADEDVRFVGVGQWRELLPQADWLVLACPLTPQTRGLVGAAELALLPPHGGIVNVARGEVVDEPALIAALQAQRLAGAYLDVFATEPLSPDSPLWDLPNVIVTPHSAGFSDGNEARVARMFLDNLGRWHRGEALANRVGG
- a CDS encoding sugar phosphate isomerase/epimerase family protein is translated as MSLIDRIGVDMGGRRPLEEALKVAAASGLKYIDVQLDTGANKVNAFDDVRIAAVRALAERLGVKFGLHTLSAVNVAEYSPFLDEAMDNYLRAYIDIAPKLGAQHIVVHAGYHFSSDKARRMEVGRERLARMADYAHKKGALLLLENMNKEPADAEVHYLAHTLEEWQYYFEEIDSPALALSFTANHAHLVPEGIDGFLDHMPLERVFEVRLADCLRNGKEEHLMIGDGDLDFGRLFARLESKGFRGHYVNAFVSLEAMLSARPQLVELARSAGVSV